The following coding sequences lie in one Halorussus vallis genomic window:
- a CDS encoding ABC transporter substrate-binding protein — translation MRKHSGTSLPEDSTRRRYLQAIVSATLVGAAGCSGQKNKKSQGNASGTNSQNSGSGPGPQSDSATSKRLTVAANNVPEQSNVNKWQTGDNSSGDKWLMEIMGARDPQLNLFLSGHSWDSPWIDGFDEISIPTITKNIRVEPPYDIYRTFDERMTFWDGTPIDAQAELLDRYMYYAMGGSIFNKTSTFNNEVVSDWELHSWRDKGKVKGQAADPTNKLILQNDALNETTPENATPFHPGFTKPYVQKFKDASSKNKVNEIMKQVEGDVISFMKYADKGWGSGPYRIESSDDVTSTRAIAKLRDDHPNKHIKVPELEIMFASPSRTQVLQNRGRIDLRSGLVRDKGGSVNRATLPDHIQEIDRWYANNGYQTIFNFKNKHLKRLWVRRAIVAATDWKQVSSNGWGGAADPIKWQTFLLNTINEETFSSEFLDKVYQYPLEPDQKLATKWMKKAGYTKKNGAWTGPDGSTAKLKLIFISDSNAQTNAAQTLKSNLNGFGIPVQVQGMGWDAYSSTLESDIQNFDMAMLWGDFRTFWNAYWTNGQWWANPLVSGDPNDSPKWEVDAKNKNDQKADTHDTYGRPLKVDVPKSVDSIEAPDGPVVAPDLKNGKTINVAKLIYSLRKPDMSKEEMVEKAKLCAQYYNYYLPNFLFNQIYTGLHGNVRDFDFAPNDHPANSASKGSGTADYNLQAGLPQPNPDQKYSPPSNSK, via the coding sequence ATGCGTAAACATAGTGGCACGAGTCTCCCGGAAGACTCGACTAGACGCAGATACCTGCAGGCTATCGTCTCGGCCACCTTGGTCGGCGCGGCGGGATGTAGCGGCCAGAAGAACAAGAAGTCTCAGGGTAACGCGAGCGGAACCAATTCGCAGAATTCCGGCAGCGGACCCGGGCCGCAGAGCGATTCCGCGACGAGCAAGCGACTGACGGTCGCTGCGAACAACGTCCCCGAGCAGTCGAACGTCAACAAGTGGCAGACGGGGGATAACTCTTCGGGAGACAAGTGGCTGATGGAGATCATGGGCGCCCGAGACCCCCAACTCAACCTCTTCCTCAGCGGTCACTCGTGGGACTCGCCGTGGATCGACGGTTTCGACGAGATTTCGATTCCGACGATAACGAAGAACATCCGCGTCGAGCCACCGTACGATATCTACAGAACGTTCGACGAGCGAATGACGTTCTGGGACGGCACCCCGATCGACGCTCAAGCCGAACTCCTGGACAGGTACATGTACTACGCCATGGGGGGTTCCATCTTCAACAAGACCTCGACCTTCAACAACGAGGTGGTTTCGGACTGGGAACTCCACTCCTGGCGCGACAAAGGAAAGGTGAAGGGACAGGCGGCCGACCCGACGAACAAACTCATCCTTCAGAACGATGCCTTGAACGAAACCACTCCCGAGAACGCGACTCCGTTCCATCCCGGGTTCACCAAACCGTACGTCCAGAAGTTCAAGGACGCCTCCTCGAAGAACAAGGTCAACGAGATCATGAAGCAGGTCGAGGGAGACGTCATCTCCTTCATGAAGTACGCGGACAAGGGCTGGGGTTCGGGGCCGTACCGGATCGAATCCTCGGACGACGTTACTTCGACCCGCGCGATCGCGAAACTCCGCGACGACCACCCCAACAAACACATCAAGGTCCCCGAACTCGAGATCATGTTCGCGAGTCCGTCGCGGACGCAAGTGCTCCAGAACCGGGGGCGGATCGATCTCAGATCCGGGTTGGTGAGGGACAAGGGCGGGTCGGTCAACCGCGCCACGCTCCCGGACCACATCCAGGAGATCGACCGGTGGTACGCCAACAACGGCTACCAGACCATCTTCAACTTCAAGAACAAGCACCTCAAGCGACTGTGGGTCCGGCGCGCCATCGTCGCGGCGACCGACTGGAAGCAGGTCAGTTCGAACGGATGGGGCGGTGCCGCCGACCCCATCAAGTGGCAGACGTTCCTGCTCAACACGATCAACGAGGAGACGTTCTCGTCGGAGTTCCTCGACAAGGTCTACCAGTACCCGCTCGAACCCGACCAGAAACTCGCAACGAAGTGGATGAAGAAGGCCGGCTACACCAAGAAGAACGGCGCCTGGACCGGGCCCGACGGCAGCACGGCGAAGTTGAAGCTCATCTTCATCTCCGACAGCAACGCACAGACGAACGCGGCCCAGACGCTCAAATCCAACCTCAACGGCTTCGGGATCCCCGTCCAGGTCCAGGGGATGGGCTGGGACGCCTACTCCTCGACGCTCGAAAGCGACATCCAGAACTTCGACATGGCGATGCTGTGGGGCGACTTCAGGACGTTCTGGAACGCGTACTGGACGAACGGCCAGTGGTGGGCGAACCCGCTGGTGTCCGGCGACCCCAACGACAGCCCCAAGTGGGAAGTCGACGCCAAGAACAAGAACGACCAGAAGGCGGACACCCACGACACCTACGGACGCCCGCTCAAAGTGGACGTCCCCAAGTCGGTCGACTCCATCGAGGCCCCCGACGGGCCGGTCGTGGCCCCCGACCTGAAGAACGGCAAGACGATCAACGTCGCCAAACTCATCTACTCGCTTCGCAAGCCGGACATGAGCAAAGAGGAGATGGTCGAGAAGGCGAAGCTCTGCGCGCAGTACTACAACTACTACCTGCCGAACTTCCTCTTCAACCAGATCTACACCGGTCTTCACGGCAACGTCCGGGACTTCGACTTCGCGCCGAACGATCACCCGGCCAACTCCGCCTCGAAGGGCAGCGGCACCGCCGACTACAACCTGCAGGCCGGCCTCCCGCAGCCCAATCCCGACCAGAAGTACTCCCCGCCGAGCAACTCCAAGTAG
- a CDS encoding glycoside hydrolase family 2 TIM barrel-domain containing protein — translation MSTQTRPSPEYRRVRRLETGWRFRRGDPDDGAAPELDDGDWDTVDVPHDWSIEGPFDPDNQQQQGFAPGGVGWYRRDLPDDVEGEASVRFDGVYRNFDVYVDGEHVGHRPYGYSTVTYDLSEFGVDGGETLAVRVDNDEYPHSRWYTGSGIYRDVHLIETDPVAVAPSGTDIRTNAVNRRRAEVTALTEVENAESDAVECELETEIVGPDGDVVATARSEATLDSGETREFEQRISVPDPERWTLAEPTRYFARSVVRRGGEPVDDYVTPFGIRTFEWTADAGFFLNGERTALKGVNLHHDAGCLGAAVTERALERRLETLRELGCNAIRTAHNPPRPELLDLCDRMGFLVVEEAFDKWRHVGADEWFDEWWEEDLAAMIDRDRNHPSVVCWSVGNESFDHGDDGMIDDLAMLTDAAREMDTTRPVTYGSPGWGDGTEGVVENGMRVAEHVDVLCCNYQEHWYNDYREEGLDIPVVGSECRPFFRGSGDDPLAFVPRNPWYDVAETEYVCGQFIWAGVDYLGEAREWPNKGWSAGLVDTTGAIKPSGRFHQAAWSDEPTVFAAAVDHERDRPAARAPWSWPPLSAHWNFPDRTDSRGFVNVFTFTNADSVELLQNGESLGTQRAEDFGPRPVEWYVPYEAGTLRAVATEDGEVVAEHELRTAGEPARIELDADRETIAADGRDLVYVEATVTDDGGVRVPRANHEIRFDVSGAGEIAGVDNGDLDSDESWVGDTRSAYHGTCIAVVRADREGDTVEVEVTADGLSGDSVTVAVEAEP, via the coding sequence ATGTCGACTCAGACGAGGCCTTCTCCGGAGTACCGGCGCGTCCGTCGCCTGGAGACGGGTTGGCGCTTCCGCCGGGGCGACCCCGACGACGGCGCCGCTCCCGAACTCGACGACGGCGACTGGGACACCGTCGACGTCCCCCACGACTGGAGCATCGAGGGGCCGTTCGACCCGGACAACCAGCAACAACAGGGGTTCGCTCCCGGCGGCGTGGGCTGGTACCGCCGCGACCTCCCCGACGACGTCGAGGGGGAGGCGAGCGTCCGCTTCGACGGGGTCTACCGGAACTTCGACGTGTACGTCGACGGCGAGCACGTCGGCCACCGCCCGTACGGCTACTCGACGGTGACCTACGACCTCTCAGAGTTCGGCGTCGACGGCGGTGAGACACTCGCGGTCCGCGTCGACAACGACGAGTACCCCCACAGCCGCTGGTACACCGGGTCGGGAATCTACCGCGACGTCCACCTGATCGAAACCGACCCGGTCGCGGTCGCGCCCTCGGGCACCGATATCCGCACGAACGCGGTCAACCGTCGGCGCGCGGAGGTGACGGCGCTGACCGAGGTCGAAAACGCCGAATCGGACGCGGTCGAGTGCGAACTGGAGACCGAAATCGTCGGGCCGGACGGCGACGTCGTCGCGACCGCGCGGAGCGAGGCCACCCTCGACTCCGGCGAAACTCGCGAGTTCGAACAGCGCATCTCGGTCCCCGACCCCGAACGGTGGACGCTGGCAGAGCCGACCCGGTACTTCGCACGGAGCGTCGTCCGTCGGGGTGGCGAACCGGTGGACGACTACGTCACGCCCTTCGGAATCCGCACGTTCGAGTGGACCGCCGACGCCGGCTTCTTCCTCAACGGCGAGCGGACCGCGCTGAAGGGGGTCAACCTCCATCACGACGCGGGCTGTCTCGGGGCGGCCGTCACCGAACGCGCCCTCGAACGCCGCCTCGAAACGCTCCGAGAACTGGGATGTAACGCGATTCGGACGGCGCACAACCCGCCCCGGCCGGAACTGCTCGACCTCTGTGACCGGATGGGGTTCCTCGTCGTAGAAGAGGCGTTCGACAAGTGGCGCCACGTGGGCGCCGACGAGTGGTTCGACGAGTGGTGGGAGGAGGACCTCGCGGCGATGATCGACCGCGACCGGAACCACCCCTCGGTCGTCTGCTGGAGCGTCGGCAACGAGAGCTTCGACCACGGCGACGACGGGATGATCGACGACCTGGCGATGCTGACCGACGCGGCCCGCGAGATGGACACGACCCGGCCCGTCACCTACGGCAGTCCGGGTTGGGGCGACGGCACCGAAGGCGTCGTTGAGAACGGCATGCGCGTGGCAGAACACGTCGACGTGCTCTGTTGTAACTACCAGGAGCACTGGTACAACGACTACCGCGAGGAGGGCCTGGACATCCCCGTCGTCGGCTCAGAGTGTCGGCCCTTCTTCCGGGGGTCCGGCGACGACCCGCTGGCGTTCGTCCCGCGCAACCCCTGGTACGATGTCGCCGAGACGGAGTACGTCTGCGGCCAGTTCATCTGGGCGGGCGTCGACTACCTCGGCGAGGCCCGCGAGTGGCCGAACAAGGGGTGGTCCGCGGGGCTGGTCGACACGACCGGTGCGATCAAACCGTCCGGGCGATTCCACCAGGCGGCGTGGTCGGATGAGCCGACGGTCTTCGCCGCGGCGGTCGACCACGAGCGCGACCGGCCCGCCGCGCGTGCGCCGTGGAGTTGGCCGCCGCTGTCGGCCCACTGGAACTTCCCCGACCGGACGGACTCCCGCGGGTTCGTGAACGTGTTCACGTTCACGAACGCCGACTCGGTCGAACTCCTCCAGAACGGCGAGTCGCTCGGGACCCAGCGTGCCGAGGACTTCGGTCCCCGCCCGGTCGAGTGGTACGTCCCGTACGAGGCCGGGACGCTCCGGGCGGTCGCGACGGAGGACGGCGAGGTGGTCGCCGAACACGAACTGCGGACCGCGGGCGAACCCGCCCGAATCGAACTCGACGCGGACCGCGAAACCATCGCCGCGGACGGCCGCGACCTGGTCTACGTCGAGGCGACCGTCACCGACGACGGCGGAGTGCGCGTCCCCCGCGCGAACCACGAAATCCGATTCGACGTCTCGGGCGCGGGCGAAATCGCCGGCGTCGACAACGGCGACCTGGACAGCGACGAGTCGTGGGTCGGCGACACTCGGTCGGCGTATCACGGCACCTGCATCGCCGTCGTCCGGGCCGACCGCGAGGGTGACACCGTCGAGGTCGAGGTCACAGCCGATGGACTGAGCGGCGACAGCGTGACTGTAGCCGTAGAAGCGGAGCCGTAG
- the gfo6 gene encoding D-xylose 1-dehydrogenase Gfo6 translates to MEFDVFDDEFADRDWDDGADGTVRIALVGLGGFSRDAALPAIADADYAEVTTTVSGSAEKAREVAAEAALTYEAFHDGEAADAYDAVYVCTPNALHLEHVEAAAALGKDVICEKPMEATLERAEELVATCEDAGVTLMVAYRMQSDPVIRRARDLVADGFVGDVAQVEGSFAFAMFAGDGADPDQWRLDPDLAGGGSLYDIGVYPLNTTRFVLDADPVSVQASLTSPDERFEGPTIDEHAAFVVEFPGGAQALCRSSYGSFGENRLVVAGDAGRITVEDAFNPDAPRTLVLERDGRSVRYEDLDANELTEQFDYFAHCCLTGETPHADGEHGLVDMRALAGIQTSAADGRRVDFD, encoded by the coding sequence ATGGAGTTCGACGTCTTCGACGACGAGTTCGCCGACCGCGACTGGGACGACGGCGCCGACGGAACGGTCCGTATCGCGCTCGTCGGTCTCGGCGGGTTCTCCCGCGACGCGGCGCTGCCCGCCATCGCCGACGCTGACTATGCCGAGGTCACCACGACCGTCAGTGGGTCGGCCGAGAAGGCACGCGAGGTCGCGGCCGAGGCCGCGCTCACGTACGAGGCGTTCCACGACGGCGAGGCCGCCGACGCCTACGACGCGGTCTACGTCTGTACGCCGAACGCGCTCCACCTCGAACACGTCGAGGCCGCCGCCGCGCTCGGGAAGGACGTGATCTGCGAGAAGCCGATGGAGGCGACCCTCGAGCGCGCCGAGGAACTGGTCGCGACCTGCGAGGACGCCGGCGTGACGCTGATGGTCGCCTACCGGATGCAGTCCGACCCAGTGATTCGCCGGGCGCGCGACCTCGTCGCGGACGGGTTCGTCGGCGACGTCGCGCAGGTCGAAGGGTCGTTCGCGTTCGCCATGTTCGCCGGGGACGGGGCCGACCCCGACCAGTGGCGCCTCGACCCCGACCTCGCGGGCGGCGGTTCGCTCTACGACATCGGCGTCTACCCGCTGAACACGACCCGCTTCGTCCTCGACGCCGACCCCGTGAGCGTCCAGGCCTCGCTGACCAGCCCCGACGAACGTTTCGAGGGACCGACCATCGACGAACACGCGGCGTTCGTCGTCGAGTTCCCTGGCGGCGCGCAGGCGCTCTGTCGGTCGAGCTACGGTTCGTTCGGCGAGAATCGCCTCGTCGTCGCGGGCGACGCGGGGCGAATCACCGTCGAGGACGCCTTCAACCCCGACGCGCCGCGCACGCTGGTCCTCGAACGCGACGGGCGCTCCGTCCGCTACGAGGACCTCGACGCGAACGAACTCACTGAACAGTTCGACTACTTCGCGCACTGCTGTCTCACCGGCGAGACGCCGCACGCTGACGGCGAGCACGGACTCGTCGACATGCGCGCACTCGCCGGAATTCAGACCTCCGCCGCCGACGGCCGCCGCGTCGATTTCGACTGA
- a CDS encoding ABC transporter ATP-binding protein, which translates to MTDVGTSQFEDRASIAKEEEDVILKAEDATVWFDMSRGQSTVLNHADLEIRRNEIIGVVGESGSGKSMFAAALLDVVENPGSLSGEVTYYPQSEEQLPRGIATDENGAVNVLELNDELQRRFRWEEAAMVFQGAMSSFNPTMKIGDHFKETIRAHNADLNAQMAHARDILEALHLDPNRVFGSYPHELSGGMKQRALIALALTLEPRVLVMDEPTAALDMLMQRSIIAMLRELQEQFDLTILFITHDLPLMAGLADRLAVMYAFEFAEIGSAEKILKNAAHPYTRALLRSLPSIDSVVEEMRPIEGSAPDPVNTPSGCRYHPRCPLADEQCETVDPEIEEVEREQAAACFYTEESREAIDYTLHAGVTEEDTI; encoded by the coding sequence ATGACAGACGTAGGAACGTCGCAGTTCGAAGACCGGGCATCGATAGCGAAAGAGGAAGAGGACGTCATCCTGAAGGCCGAGGACGCAACGGTCTGGTTCGACATGAGCCGCGGCCAGTCGACGGTGCTCAACCACGCCGACCTCGAGATTCGACGGAACGAGATCATCGGCGTCGTCGGCGAGAGCGGGAGCGGTAAGTCGATGTTCGCCGCGGCGCTGCTCGACGTGGTCGAGAATCCGGGGTCCCTGTCCGGCGAGGTTACGTACTACCCCCAAAGCGAGGAGCAACTCCCCCGGGGAATCGCGACCGACGAGAACGGCGCGGTCAACGTCCTTGAACTCAACGACGAACTCCAGCGACGCTTCCGGTGGGAAGAGGCGGCGATGGTGTTCCAGGGCGCGATGAGTTCGTTCAACCCGACGATGAAGATCGGGGACCACTTCAAGGAAACCATCCGCGCGCACAACGCCGACCTCAACGCGCAGATGGCCCACGCCCGCGACATTCTCGAGGCACTTCACCTGGATCCGAACCGCGTGTTCGGGTCCTACCCCCACGAACTGAGCGGCGGAATGAAACAGCGCGCGCTCATCGCGCTCGCGCTCACCCTCGAACCCCGGGTGCTGGTGATGGACGAGCCGACCGCCGCGCTCGACATGCTGATGCAGCGTTCCATCATCGCGATGCTGCGCGAACTCCAGGAGCAGTTCGACCTGACGATCCTGTTCATCACCCATGACCTGCCGCTGATGGCCGGCCTGGCCGACCGCCTCGCGGTAATGTACGCCTTCGAGTTCGCCGAGATCGGCTCCGCGGAGAAGATTCTCAAGAACGCGGCCCATCCCTACACCAGGGCGTTGCTGCGGTCGCTACCGAGCATCGACTCGGTGGTTGAGGAGATGCGGCCGATCGAGGGCTCCGCACCTGACCCGGTGAACACGCCGTCCGGATGCCGGTACCACCCGCGGTGTCCGCTCGCCGACGAACAGTGCGAAACCGTCGATCCCGAGATCGAAGAGGTGGAACGCGAGCAGGCGGCCGCGTGCTTCTACACCGAGGAATCGAGAGAGGCCATCGACTACACGCTTCACGCCGGCGTGACCGAGGAGGACACGATATGA
- a CDS encoding endo-1,4-beta-xylanase, with amino-acid sequence MSEETTLRDVADEAGFDLGAAVAAQPLRTDAGYWKTLRREFNAVTAENAMKMGPLRPEPGVYDFTDADAVANFAEEYDMTLRGHTLVWHNQLPEWFQEWDYTDEQLADFLRDHVHTVAGRYRGTVDAWDVVNEAVADDGSMRDTVWHRAMGERYLDKAFRWADEVAPDADLYYNDYGADAVNEKSDAVYDLVERLLDRDVPIDGVGLQMHALRGTPDPTSVAENVRRFADLGLDVQITEMDVSYLAADAPEDYLERQAEDYREILEACLEEGCATLVVWGVRDSDSWIPGWFPDVTEQPLLFSGDNEPKPAYHAVKDALDEHRDAR; translated from the coding sequence ATGTCCGAAGAGACTACGCTACGCGACGTCGCCGACGAGGCGGGCTTCGACCTCGGCGCCGCCGTCGCCGCCCAACCGCTTCGAACGGACGCGGGCTACTGGAAGACGCTCCGCCGCGAATTCAACGCGGTCACCGCGGAGAACGCGATGAAGATGGGACCGTTGCGACCAGAACCCGGCGTCTACGACTTCACGGACGCCGACGCGGTGGCGAACTTCGCCGAGGAGTACGACATGACCCTCCGGGGACACACGCTCGTCTGGCACAACCAGTTGCCCGAGTGGTTCCAGGAGTGGGACTACACCGACGAACAACTCGCGGACTTCCTCCGCGACCACGTCCACACGGTCGCCGGCCGCTACCGCGGGACGGTCGACGCGTGGGACGTCGTGAACGAGGCGGTCGCCGACGACGGGTCGATGCGCGACACCGTCTGGCACCGGGCGATGGGCGAACGGTACCTCGACAAGGCGTTCCGGTGGGCCGACGAGGTCGCGCCCGACGCTGACCTCTACTACAACGACTACGGCGCGGACGCCGTCAACGAGAAGTCCGACGCCGTCTACGACCTGGTCGAGCGCCTCCTCGACCGCGACGTCCCGATCGACGGCGTCGGGCTTCAGATGCACGCCCTCCGAGGAACGCCGGACCCGACGTCGGTCGCGGAGAACGTCCGGCGCTTCGCGGACCTCGGCCTCGACGTGCAGATCACCGAGATGGACGTCTCCTACCTCGCGGCGGACGCCCCCGAGGACTACCTCGAACGGCAGGCCGAGGACTACCGCGAGATCCTCGAAGCGTGCCTGGAGGAGGGCTGTGCGACGCTCGTCGTCTGGGGCGTCCGGGACAGCGACTCCTGGATTCCCGGGTGGTTCCCGGACGTCACCGAACAACCGCTCCTGTTCAGCGGGGACAACGAACCCAAGCCCGCCTACCACGCGGTGAAGGACGCGCTCGACGAGCATCGGGACGCCCGATAG
- a CDS encoding ABC transporter ATP-binding protein, which produces MSADDIHTESANETDDAPLLSMEDVNIHFKPGGIIQSRLSEETVRAVDGVNLEIEEEDIIAVVGESGCGKTTLGKAIVGLQRPTEGSIKYRGQDIWDAKDGKGDGEVPYEDIRRALQIVHQDPSSALNSSRRVRALLADPLKKWRTELSADERLETIYRYLDHVGMTPVEDYAERFPHQLSGGEMQRVVLGRALLANPDLVLADEAVSALDVSLRVEMMELLLELQDMFGTSYLFISHDLANARYLTKKADGKIAVMYLGDIVEIGGPDEILENPTHPYTKVLRWSTPPADPDVAKETIHQQPPVRRIDVPDPADPPSGCKFHTRCEQAREVCKRQEPEVYQTEDTEAKCFRAVDDHEYWHSEELSDREELGFASSRDDEE; this is translated from the coding sequence ATGAGCGCAGACGACATCCACACTGAATCCGCGAACGAGACAGACGACGCACCGCTCCTCTCGATGGAGGACGTCAACATCCACTTCAAGCCCGGCGGAATCATCCAGAGCCGACTCTCCGAGGAAACTGTCCGGGCGGTCGACGGGGTCAACCTCGAGATCGAGGAGGAGGACATCATCGCGGTGGTCGGCGAGTCCGGGTGCGGGAAGACGACGCTCGGGAAAGCCATCGTCGGCCTCCAACGGCCGACCGAAGGGTCGATCAAGTACCGCGGCCAGGACATCTGGGACGCCAAAGACGGGAAGGGCGACGGCGAGGTTCCCTACGAGGACATCCGCCGCGCGCTCCAAATCGTTCATCAGGACCCGAGCAGCGCGCTCAACTCCTCGCGCCGGGTGCGCGCGCTGCTCGCCGACCCCCTGAAGAAGTGGCGCACGGAACTCTCCGCCGACGAGCGCCTCGAGACCATCTACCGCTATCTCGACCACGTCGGGATGACACCGGTCGAAGACTACGCGGAGCGGTTCCCCCATCAGCTCTCGGGCGGCGAGATGCAGCGGGTCGTGCTCGGCCGCGCGCTGTTGGCCAACCCCGATCTGGTGCTGGCCGACGAGGCGGTGTCGGCGCTCGACGTGTCGCTGCGCGTCGAGATGATGGAACTGCTACTCGAGCTCCAGGACATGTTCGGGACGTCCTACCTGTTCATCTCCCACGACCTCGCGAACGCCCGGTACCTCACCAAGAAGGCCGACGGGAAGATCGCGGTCATGTACCTCGGAGACATCGTCGAGATCGGCGGTCCAGACGAGATCCTCGAGAACCCGACCCACCCCTACACGAAGGTGCTCCGCTGGTCGACGCCGCCGGCCGACCCGGACGTGGCCAAAGAAACCATCCACCAGCAACCCCCGGTCCGTCGGATCGACGTCCCCGACCCGGCCGACCCGCCGTCGGGGTGCAAGTTCCACACGCGGTGCGAACAGGCCCGCGAGGTCTGCAAACGCCAGGAACCGGAGGTCTACCAGACCGAGGACACCGAAGCGAAGTGTTTCCGGGCGGTCGACGATCACGAGTACTGGCATAGCGAGGAACTCTCCGACCGAGAGGAACTCGGGTTCGCTTCCAGCCGAGACGACGAGGAGTAG
- a CDS encoding HEAT repeat domain-containing protein, translating to MTEDPAERANELLDRARSEPATVDPRAFDDLLTAEKGHVRRYAIDGLQLLAARNPAVLNDRAERLADLLTDSDSSVRAGAADAFAGRMDPAAAVESARVLAGLLDDDFPVVRWNALEALVRAAREDPDTCRPFVDDVVPFLDADTDRVRNLAATFLSAVSKEYPETVVPIADRLLDVLLSDVDDRVGVEPSMWSDPSAVQSHVERLADEVVGHQRDLRQAAGRTVYEVTKAEPGVVASETDTVVALLGDSDPEIRRVALDVLSAIADEYPGRIAERADAIAALIDDDREAIAVRARACRVLAVVGADEPDTVTAVTVDRVEAIRRLLDHDAAAVRASAADLLVLVADRDGDAVTSELRDLHDDSESVRGTAADALDDR from the coding sequence ATGACCGAAGATCCGGCCGAGCGAGCGAACGAACTGCTTGACCGCGCTCGCTCCGAACCGGCGACGGTGGACCCTCGGGCGTTCGACGACCTCCTCACCGCCGAGAAGGGGCACGTGCGGCGGTACGCGATCGACGGGCTTCAGCTACTCGCGGCTCGAAACCCGGCCGTGCTGAACGACCGCGCCGAGCGGCTCGCCGACCTGCTGACCGACTCCGACAGTTCGGTTCGGGCCGGCGCGGCCGATGCCTTCGCGGGGAGGATGGACCCCGCTGCCGCCGTCGAGAGCGCGAGGGTACTGGCCGGACTGCTCGACGACGACTTTCCGGTCGTCAGGTGGAACGCACTCGAAGCGCTCGTCCGGGCCGCTCGGGAGGACCCAGACACCTGCCGGCCGTTCGTCGACGATGTCGTCCCCTTCCTCGACGCCGACACCGACCGCGTTCGTAACCTCGCGGCCACGTTCCTCTCCGCCGTCTCCAAGGAGTACCCGGAAACCGTGGTTCCGATAGCCGACCGGTTGCTCGACGTCCTTCTCTCGGACGTGGACGACAGGGTCGGCGTCGAACCGTCGATGTGGAGCGACCCCTCGGCCGTCCAGTCGCACGTCGAGCGACTCGCCGACGAGGTCGTCGGCCACCAACGCGACCTCCGGCAGGCCGCCGGTCGCACGGTCTACGAGGTTACAAAGGCCGAACCGGGTGTCGTCGCGTCTGAAACCGACACCGTCGTCGCGTTGCTCGGCGATTCCGACCCGGAGATTCGCCGCGTCGCCCTCGACGTACTGTCCGCGATAGCCGACGAGTACCCCGGGAGGATCGCCGAACGCGCCGATGCCATCGCCGCGCTAATCGACGACGACCGCGAAGCGATCGCCGTTCGGGCGAGAGCCTGCCGGGTGCTCGCCGTGGTCGGCGCCGACGAACCGGACACCGTGACGGCTGTAACGGTCGACCGCGTCGAAGCGATTCGGCGACTCCTCGACCACGACGCGGCGGCGGTCCGCGCGAGCGCCGCCGACCTCCTCGTCCTCGTCGCCGACCGCGACGGCGACGCCGTCACATCCGAACTGCGCGACCTCCACGACGATTCCGAGTCGGTTCGCGGTACTGCCGCGGACGCGCTCGACGACCGATAA